A genomic segment from Nocardiopsis sp. Huas11 encodes:
- a CDS encoding DEAD/DEAH box helicase → MGTERKRLEAGSGSQATYLPDRHMFALWRWADGAVGAAPPVGDVQTVPLVVPTPDLDGLTVSDVDCVLVEPARLMAVPLDAPDRSVRVWRSWIAGDEPALPIAAHAVPDATGVAVTTAEHASDVFRRTASAEAKMRTALTAELRPYQARGVSWLRETIETHGGAVLADEMGLGKTLQTIGCVAERAEKGPQLVVCPTSLVGNWAHEIARFAPGLLATIWRGGPLPEADGGTVVLTGYPTLRTHAPALAGVQWSTAVFDEAQVLKNPRTQVSKTARTIAADARIALTGTPVENHLDELWALLDLVAPHLFGNRTQFRRRFVRPIADGSPAASARLRGAIDPVVLMRKKSQVAGSLPPKIHADLLCDLTEEQERLYDRLLEEVIDDGFGTGAQRQTRVLAALTSLKQVCNHPGLVTDDLGELSGRSGKLDLCTDIVADNLQTQAPTLVFTQYRRTGELLVRHFAERFGASTPFFHGGLNQQQRADIVRRFQSDDGPKVLVLSLKAGGTGLTLTRAADVIHFDRWWNPAVEAQASDRVHRIGQTRPVTVTTLTTGTTVEEHIAAMHDRKSALSDLADMSSVAELARLDDDRLIEVLRRKRVD, encoded by the coding sequence ATGGGAACCGAGCGGAAACGCCTCGAGGCGGGATCGGGCAGCCAGGCCACGTATCTGCCCGACCGGCACATGTTCGCCCTGTGGAGATGGGCCGACGGCGCCGTGGGAGCGGCCCCGCCGGTCGGTGACGTCCAGACCGTGCCCCTGGTCGTGCCGACGCCGGACCTCGACGGGCTCACGGTGTCCGACGTCGACTGCGTGCTGGTCGAGCCGGCGCGGCTCATGGCCGTGCCCCTCGACGCGCCCGACCGGTCGGTGCGCGTCTGGCGGTCGTGGATCGCGGGCGACGAGCCGGCTCTGCCGATCGCCGCGCACGCGGTCCCCGACGCCACGGGCGTGGCCGTCACTACGGCGGAGCACGCGAGCGACGTCTTTCGCCGCACCGCCTCGGCGGAGGCGAAGATGCGCACGGCGCTCACCGCCGAGCTGCGCCCCTACCAGGCGCGCGGGGTGAGCTGGCTGCGCGAGACCATCGAGACGCACGGCGGCGCGGTGCTGGCAGACGAGATGGGACTCGGCAAGACGTTGCAGACGATCGGCTGTGTCGCCGAACGGGCCGAGAAGGGGCCGCAACTGGTGGTCTGTCCGACGTCGTTGGTGGGCAATTGGGCACATGAGATCGCACGGTTCGCCCCTGGCCTGTTGGCCACGATCTGGCGCGGCGGGCCGCTGCCCGAGGCGGACGGCGGCACGGTGGTGCTCACCGGTTATCCCACGCTGCGCACGCACGCCCCGGCCCTGGCGGGGGTCCAGTGGAGCACCGCGGTCTTCGACGAGGCACAGGTCCTGAAGAACCCCCGCACACAGGTCTCGAAGACCGCGCGAACCATCGCGGCCGACGCGCGGATCGCTCTGACCGGGACGCCCGTCGAGAACCACCTCGACGAGCTCTGGGCCCTGCTCGACCTGGTCGCGCCGCACCTGTTCGGGAACCGGACGCAGTTCCGCCGCCGCTTCGTGCGGCCGATCGCGGACGGCTCCCCGGCCGCGTCCGCCCGGCTGCGCGGGGCCATCGACCCGGTCGTGCTGATGCGGAAGAAGTCCCAGGTCGCGGGGTCGCTCCCGCCCAAGATCCACGCCGACCTCCTCTGCGACCTCACCGAGGAGCAGGAACGGCTGTACGACCGACTGCTGGAGGAGGTCATCGACGATGGCTTCGGCACTGGCGCCCAGCGGCAGACCAGGGTGCTCGCGGCCCTGACCTCGCTCAAGCAGGTCTGCAACCATCCGGGCCTGGTCACGGACGACCTCGGGGAGCTGTCGGGCAGGTCGGGCAAGCTCGACCTGTGCACCGACATCGTGGCCGACAACCTGCAGACCCAGGCCCCGACCCTCGTCTTCACCCAGTACCGGCGGACCGGAGAGCTGCTGGTCCGGCACTTCGCCGAACGGTTCGGGGCGAGTACGCCGTTCTTCCACGGCGGCCTGAACCAGCAGCAGCGGGCCGACATCGTCCGCCGGTTCCAGTCCGACGACGGGCCGAAGGTGCTCGTCCTCAGCCTGAAGGCCGGGGGCACCGGGCTCACACTCACGCGCGCAGCCGACGTCATCCACTTCGACCGGTGGTGGAACCCGGCCGTGGAGGCCCAGGCGTCCGACCGGGTCCACCGGATCGGCCAGACCCGCCCGGTCACCGTCACCACC